The sequence CCCTCTCCTGCGCCCGCCCCTCTTCGCGACCTTCCTCACGCACCTGCTCGGCAAGCGGGTGTCGCCAGAAGTACTGGATCGCCGTCATCAGGTCCTCTCTGTCCGATTTGATCAACGAGCTACACGGCGGCCAGGTCACACCAGACGTACTTGCCTCGGTTGCCGTATCTGAACAGTGGTTGCCAGCCCCAGGCGTCGGAGCACGCGCGGACCAGGGCGAGGCCTCTGCCGCCCTCGGCGTCCGTCAGGCTCGCCAACTCCCCTGGAGGCTCGGGCGGTTCGGGGTCCGCGTCCCACGCCCCGATCTGCAGGACCCCGACCGACCAGCAGACGCGGAGAGTCGCAGGCCCCTTCGTGTGGAGTACGGCGTTGGCGACCAGCTCGGCCGCGAGGAGTTCGGCGACATCGACGAGGCGGATCAGGCCGTGCATGGTGAGGATCAGGCGGAGGGTACGGCGACAGACGGTGACGCCGCGGGGGTCGTTGGGGATGGAGACGGAGTACTCCCAGGGAGCGGTCTCGGTTTCGGGCATGCGGCAGCTCCAGGCGTGGGTACGGGATGAGTCGCACGGGCGGTGGCAGAGCCGCAGCCGTCATGGCAGGACGGAGCGGTGCGCTTCCGCAGCGTGTGCAGTGCGTCACCGAAGGTAGGGCATTAATTAATGCCGCTGCAAGCGACTGCGTAACCTGCCACCCGTACGTGGCACAACCGCAGATCTGTCGAGAATCGGAGGGCGTATGCCGCCAAGGAGTCATCCCACGGCGCGTCAGGCTCGCCTGGGAACCGA is a genomic window of Streptomyces sp. NBC_00414 containing:
- a CDS encoding ATP-binding protein; this encodes MPETETAPWEYSVSIPNDPRGVTVCRRTLRLILTMHGLIRLVDVAELLAAELVANAVLHTKGPATLRVCWSVGVLQIGAWDADPEPPEPPGELASLTDAEGGRGLALVRACSDAWGWQPLFRYGNRGKYVWCDLAAV